Proteins from a genomic interval of Tautonia rosea:
- a CDS encoding methylated-DNA--[protein]-cysteine S-methyltransferase, protein MPGFEKRILGLKKPTVLTTAQLNTPIGPMLAGLTDEGLALLEFTDPERLTAQLLATKRWLGCTVEDGTHLLLEQLATELDEYFEGRREAFTIPLVLAGTSFERDAWGALQAIPYGETRSYAEQARSIGRAKAVRAVGRANGRNRLAIVVPCHRVIASGGRLCGYSGGLWRKQYLIELESHHAPGDAAQAAACCS, encoded by the coding sequence ATGCCAGGTTTCGAAAAACGCATCCTCGGACTCAAGAAGCCGACCGTCCTGACCACGGCTCAACTCAACACGCCGATCGGTCCGATGCTCGCCGGTCTCACGGACGAAGGGCTCGCGCTGCTCGAATTTACCGACCCCGAGCGGTTAACGGCACAGCTTCTGGCCACGAAGCGGTGGCTGGGTTGTACTGTCGAGGACGGTACTCATCTGCTCCTTGAGCAGCTTGCGACCGAACTGGACGAATATTTTGAGGGACGTCGTGAAGCATTTACGATCCCCCTGGTGCTTGCCGGTACTTCATTCGAACGAGACGCCTGGGGAGCATTGCAAGCGATTCCGTACGGCGAAACACGATCGTACGCCGAGCAAGCACGATCGATTGGTCGAGCGAAGGCCGTTCGCGCGGTGGGACGAGCGAACGGCCGGAATCGATTGGCGATTGTAGTCCCTTGCCACCGCGTGATTGCGTCAGGAGGCCGGCTGTGTGGTTACAGTGGAGGCCTTTGGCGCAAGCAATACTTGATTGAACTGGAATCGCATCACGCGCCGGGAGACGCTGCCCAGGCCGCCGCCTGCTGCTCGTAG
- the leuD gene encoding 3-isopropylmalate dehydratase small subunit: MDAFTTHLGKVALLDWSDVNTDLIIPARYLKRVERTGYGPLLFADKKYVPGGAPEPDAPERHGPLADDFPLNRTEAKGATILVVGRNFGCGSSREHAVWAVQQAGYRALIAPIKGEGFADIFEGNAYNNGLLPIELPEADWKAIADLSRSDPDLEATIDLKAGTIHLHPSKEGEPAAISFDVSEGDRHRLLLGLDAIGETLQHDAKITSYEQQAAAWAASPGA; this comes from the coding sequence ATGGACGCCTTCACCACCCACCTCGGCAAGGTCGCCCTGCTCGACTGGAGCGACGTCAACACCGACCTGATCATCCCGGCCCGCTACCTGAAGCGGGTTGAGCGAACCGGGTACGGCCCCCTGCTCTTTGCCGACAAGAAATACGTGCCCGGCGGTGCTCCAGAGCCTGACGCCCCCGAGCGGCACGGCCCACTTGCCGACGACTTCCCGCTCAACCGGACCGAGGCCAAGGGAGCGACCATCCTCGTCGTCGGCCGAAACTTCGGCTGCGGATCGAGCCGAGAACATGCGGTCTGGGCCGTCCAGCAAGCCGGCTATCGTGCCCTGATCGCCCCGATCAAAGGGGAGGGGTTCGCCGATATTTTCGAGGGGAACGCCTACAATAATGGTCTTCTGCCCATCGAACTACCCGAGGCCGATTGGAAAGCAATTGCCGATCTGTCTCGATCAGATCCTGATCTCGAAGCAACGATCGATCTGAAGGCTGGGACAATCCATCTTCACCCGTCAAAGGAGGGAGAGCCCGCAGCGATCTCATTTGACGTTTCCGAGGGAGACCGTCATCGCTTGCTTCTCGGACTCGACGCCATCGGCGAGACCCTGCAGCACGACGCCAAGATCACTTCCTACGAGCAGCAGGCGGCGGCCTGGGCAGCGTCTCCCGGCGCGTGA
- the leuC gene encoding 3-isopropylmalate dehydratase large subunit → MPATLFEKVWNRHVVTSTEDATLLYIDRHLVHEVTSPQAFEGLRLTGRKVRRPDLTFATPDHNIPTDDQLNIKDALSRRQVEALRANCREFGVRLYDVGSGHQGIVHVVGPELGITLPGLTIVCGDSHTSTHGAFGALAFGIGTSEVEHVLATQTLWQGLRPKSYGIEVTGRLAPGLEPKDIILAIIRAIGTGGGTGTVFEYYGPAIEALSMEGRMTICNMSIEAGARAGMIGPDDTTFAFLSREDRPFAPKGAAFDAAVKDWQAIRTDDPSAFDKHLTIDASSLVPQVTWGTNPGMTVDVTGVIPDPNDVPFASREDAERALAYMGLKPGTPINEIPVDVVFIGSCTNGRIEDLRSAAAVLQGRKVCPSVRAMVVPGSEAVRAQAEAEGLGRIFTEAGAEWRMSGCSMCLAMNPDKLTPGQRSASTSNRNFEGRQGPGGRTHLVSPAMAAAAAVAGHFTDVRTLLNGGN, encoded by the coding sequence ATGCCCGCGACGCTGTTCGAGAAGGTCTGGAACCGCCACGTCGTGACCTCGACCGAGGACGCGACCTTGCTTTACATTGACCGGCACCTCGTTCACGAGGTCACAAGCCCTCAGGCGTTCGAGGGGCTCCGCCTCACGGGCCGGAAGGTTCGTCGGCCCGACCTGACCTTCGCGACCCCCGACCACAATATTCCGACCGACGACCAGCTCAACATCAAGGACGCGCTTTCTCGCCGACAGGTTGAGGCCCTTCGCGCTAACTGCCGCGAATTCGGCGTCCGCCTGTACGACGTCGGCAGCGGCCACCAGGGGATTGTTCACGTCGTCGGCCCCGAACTGGGCATCACACTCCCGGGCCTGACGATCGTCTGCGGCGATAGTCATACCAGCACCCACGGCGCCTTCGGCGCGCTCGCCTTCGGCATCGGCACCAGCGAGGTCGAGCACGTCCTGGCCACCCAGACGCTCTGGCAAGGGCTCCGGCCGAAGTCGTACGGCATCGAGGTCACCGGGCGGCTCGCTCCCGGCCTGGAACCGAAGGACATCATCCTGGCGATCATCCGGGCCATCGGTACCGGTGGCGGTACCGGGACCGTCTTCGAATACTATGGCCCGGCCATCGAAGCCCTCTCGATGGAAGGCCGTATGACCATTTGCAACATGTCGATCGAGGCCGGAGCCCGTGCCGGGATGATCGGGCCCGACGACACCACCTTTGCCTTCCTCTCACGGGAAGACCGCCCCTTTGCCCCCAAGGGAGCAGCGTTCGACGCCGCTGTCAAGGACTGGCAGGCCATCCGAACCGACGACCCTTCGGCGTTCGACAAGCACCTGACTATCGACGCCTCCTCGCTCGTCCCTCAGGTGACCTGGGGAACGAATCCTGGGATGACCGTCGATGTGACCGGCGTGATCCCCGACCCAAACGACGTTCCCTTCGCCTCTCGCGAGGATGCCGAGCGAGCCCTTGCCTACATGGGCCTGAAGCCCGGGACGCCGATCAACGAGATCCCGGTCGACGTCGTCTTCATCGGCTCCTGTACGAACGGACGCATCGAAGACCTCCGCTCGGCCGCCGCCGTGCTCCAGGGGCGCAAGGTGTGTCCGAGTGTTCGGGCCATGGTCGTACCCGGCAGCGAGGCCGTCCGCGCCCAGGCCGAGGCCGAAGGGCTCGGCCGCATCTTCACCGAGGCCGGGGCCGAGTGGCGAATGTCCGGCTGCTCGATGTGCCTGGCGATGAATCCGGACAAGCTCACCCCCGGGCAGCGATCCGCCAGCACCTCGAACCGAAACTTCGAAGGCCGTCAGGGGCCCGGAGGCCGTACCCATCTCGTCAGCCCCGCCATGGCCGCCGCCGCCGCCGTCGCGGGCCATTTCACCGATGTTCGTACGCTCCTGAACGGGGGAAACTGA
- a CDS encoding DUF1559 domain-containing protein produces the protein MNPAVRNRTRRSGFTLIELLVVIAIIGVLIALLLPAVQSAREAARRSQCINNLKQLALAANNYESTYGSLPPGNLNQRWAGGGNRWYTGVNSFAFMLHFVEAGSLFEAYNFDLSMRDGANVTAAATNLSVLWCPSDPEVSELNPLHPWYDFQPPGFTQAARSYVGNRGTFWMTDFRYNTLDPCYATVTRTATGTIYDGSSVKLAEVRDGTSNTFLFSEAAFGELWPDSRKYWNRWWHSGWMEDAFFDTTAPINKAGRGKTPHSWHSVTAASSYHPGGANFAFVDGSVRFLKDTINTWQLGTDGLPIGHQYQTCGGWGYYTQGTAVPGVYQALSTRRGGEVISADQF, from the coding sequence ATGAATCCTGCTGTCCGCAACCGGACCAGACGATCCGGCTTTACACTCATCGAACTTCTCGTCGTCATTGCCATCATCGGTGTCCTGATCGCCCTGCTCTTGCCGGCTGTGCAATCGGCCCGAGAGGCCGCCCGTCGCAGCCAGTGTATTAATAACCTGAAGCAACTGGCCCTTGCAGCGAACAATTACGAAAGCACCTATGGGAGCCTTCCGCCCGGCAATTTGAATCAGCGATGGGCCGGCGGCGGGAACCGTTGGTACACCGGCGTAAATAGCTTCGCCTTCATGCTTCACTTCGTCGAGGCCGGCTCACTCTTCGAAGCGTATAATTTCGATCTCTCCATGAGAGACGGTGCGAATGTCACGGCCGCGGCAACGAACCTTTCGGTTCTTTGGTGCCCAAGCGACCCGGAAGTCTCCGAACTTAATCCGTTGCACCCCTGGTACGACTTCCAGCCTCCTGGCTTTACCCAGGCTGCTCGAAGCTATGTGGGCAACCGCGGCACATTCTGGATGACCGACTTCCGCTACAACACCCTCGATCCCTGCTATGCGACCGTGACCCGAACGGCGACCGGCACGATCTATGACGGTAGCTCGGTCAAGCTTGCCGAAGTGCGAGACGGCACCAGCAACACCTTCCTGTTCAGTGAAGCTGCGTTCGGTGAACTCTGGCCCGACTCCCGCAAATACTGGAATCGTTGGTGGCACTCCGGCTGGATGGAAGATGCCTTCTTCGACACGACCGCCCCGATCAACAAGGCTGGTCGTGGTAAGACCCCCCATAGCTGGCACAGCGTGACTGCGGCCTCCAGCTATCATCCTGGCGGTGCCAACTTCGCGTTCGTCGACGGCTCGGTTCGTTTCCTCAAGGACACAATCAATACCTGGCAGCTCGGGACTGACGGTTTGCCGATTGGCCACCAGTACCAGACTTGCGGTGGCTGGGGATATTACACCCAGGGCACGGCTGTCCCGGGTGTCTATCAGGCCCTCTCGACCCGTCGAGGTGGTGAGGTCATCAGCGCCGATCAGTTCTGA
- the lipA gene encoding lipoyl synthase — MPTLKASDKNAVPTSIPSLPIVGPDGRAVAEVPHRRLPSWLKRPLPASGGMGPTAQLIEELGLETICESGKCPNRSECWTRKTASFMILGEVCTRPCGFCSVPRGKPDAPASDEPDRLAEACARLGLRHVVITSVTRDDLPDGGAEHFRRCILAVRERTGAVVEVLTPDFDGDTTAIDIVLSASPEVFNHNLETVARLQRYVRRKSQYAVSLAVLNHAKHARPDLLTKSGLMLGLGETTEEVIETMSDLRDVGCDLLTIGQYLRPSPKHLPVERYLPPEEFDELGQIARSLGFLDVASGPFVRSSYHADRMAASSSGDQPSEQLAPATFPILPTSMES; from the coding sequence ATGCCTACGCTCAAAGCCTCGGATAAGAATGCTGTTCCCACCTCAATACCCTCCTTGCCGATCGTTGGACCCGACGGTCGAGCCGTAGCGGAGGTGCCGCATCGACGGCTTCCCTCCTGGCTCAAACGACCCTTGCCTGCCTCCGGCGGAATGGGACCAACGGCTCAATTGATCGAGGAACTCGGCCTCGAAACGATTTGCGAGTCGGGAAAGTGTCCGAACCGCTCCGAGTGCTGGACGCGCAAGACCGCCTCGTTCATGATCCTCGGCGAGGTTTGCACGCGACCTTGTGGCTTCTGCTCGGTTCCCCGAGGCAAGCCCGACGCCCCCGCAAGTGATGAGCCCGATCGCCTGGCCGAAGCCTGCGCGCGGCTCGGCCTGAGGCACGTGGTCATCACCTCCGTCACCCGAGACGATCTGCCCGACGGCGGTGCCGAGCACTTCCGCCGTTGCATTCTTGCTGTCCGAGAACGCACCGGAGCCGTCGTCGAGGTTCTGACCCCGGACTTTGATGGTGATACCACAGCCATCGACATCGTCCTGTCGGCATCTCCCGAGGTCTTCAACCACAACCTCGAAACCGTGGCTCGGTTGCAGCGTTACGTACGCCGGAAAAGCCAGTACGCCGTCAGCCTCGCCGTGTTGAACCATGCCAAGCACGCCCGGCCCGATCTTTTGACCAAGAGCGGCCTGATGCTGGGCCTCGGCGAAACAACCGAGGAGGTCATCGAAACAATGAGCGACCTCCGCGATGTTGGTTGTGACCTGCTAACGATCGGTCAATACCTTCGCCCTTCGCCGAAACACCTTCCGGTCGAGCGTTACCTCCCCCCCGAAGAATTCGACGAACTGGGCCAGATTGCCCGTTCCCTCGGCTTCCTGGATGTTGCCAGTGGTCCGTTCGTGCGCTCAAGCTATCATGCCGACCGAATGGCAGCATCGTCTTCAGGGGATCAACCTTCTGAACAACTGGCCCCCGCAACCTTTCCGATCCTTCCCACTTCGATGGAATCATGA
- the lipB gene encoding lipoyl(octanoyl) transferase LipB: protein MSTDLPPSFEVYLLGLIDFDEAQLLQQRLVYDLGESEAAGALVLCEHPPTISIGRSGSRAHIVADDEELKRLGIGVRWVNRGGGTSLHLPGQLNAYLTLDLSRAGLDLRTYIDGLHRAIIDLLAEFDLKGSARSPLPGVFIGNARVASVGVAVKRWIAYHGLTLNVGPYLEPFQILDEPGLEGRSLRLTSLEAQRQRPAPMPKVRESLIRHLEKTFGLSRHHIYTDHPMVRRKARLHAYAQSLG, encoded by the coding sequence ATGTCGACCGATCTTCCCCCTTCGTTTGAGGTGTATCTCCTGGGACTTATCGATTTTGATGAGGCCCAACTGCTCCAGCAACGTCTTGTTTACGATCTGGGAGAATCGGAGGCCGCCGGAGCCCTGGTGCTCTGTGAGCATCCTCCCACGATCAGCATTGGCCGCTCGGGAAGCCGGGCGCACATCGTGGCCGACGACGAGGAACTGAAACGACTTGGGATTGGTGTGCGATGGGTCAACCGCGGCGGGGGCACCAGCCTCCACCTTCCCGGTCAGCTCAATGCCTACCTGACGCTGGATCTCTCCCGAGCGGGTCTGGACCTCCGAACCTACATCGATGGACTTCACCGGGCGATCATTGATTTACTGGCCGAATTCGACCTGAAGGGTTCAGCCCGATCTCCCCTGCCCGGTGTCTTTATCGGCAACGCTCGGGTCGCGTCGGTCGGCGTGGCCGTGAAGCGCTGGATCGCCTATCATGGATTGACGCTCAACGTTGGCCCGTATCTGGAACCATTCCAGATTCTCGACGAGCCTGGTCTTGAGGGTCGCTCGCTTCGACTGACCTCGCTGGAAGCCCAGCGACAGCGTCCTGCCCCGATGCCAAAGGTCCGGGAATCGTTGATCCGGCACCTGGAGAAGACCTTCGGGCTCAGCCGGCATCACATCTACACCGATCACCCGATGGTCCGCCGCAAGGCCCGATTGCATGCCTACGCTCAAAGCCTCGGATAA
- the purE gene encoding 5-(carboxyamino)imidazole ribonucleotide mutase, translating into MGEHSFPNAVNPMVGVVMGSTSDWETMRHASELLTSLEVPHEVRVVSAHRTPDRLVTYGREAEGRGLQVIIAGAGGAAHLPGMLAAVSELPVLGVPVESKTLQGVDSLLSIVQMPRGIPVGTLAIGAAGAANAALLAAAILARQHPAIRAALTAFRASQTESVPESPV; encoded by the coding sequence ATGGGCGAGCACTCTTTCCCAAACGCTGTGAACCCGATGGTTGGCGTCGTCATGGGCAGTACGTCCGACTGGGAAACGATGCGTCATGCATCGGAACTCCTCACCAGTCTGGAGGTTCCTCATGAGGTGCGCGTTGTCTCGGCCCATCGAACCCCCGATCGCCTGGTCACTTATGGTCGGGAAGCGGAGGGGAGGGGACTCCAGGTGATCATCGCTGGAGCCGGAGGCGCGGCCCATTTGCCGGGAATGCTGGCGGCGGTATCGGAATTGCCTGTGCTTGGCGTGCCGGTCGAGTCGAAGACGCTTCAGGGGGTCGATTCGCTTTTGTCGATTGTCCAGATGCCTCGAGGGATTCCCGTCGGCACCCTGGCCATCGGTGCGGCCGGCGCCGCGAATGCGGCACTGCTTGCCGCCGCGATCCTCGCGAGGCAACATCCCGCGATCCGAGCGGCCCTGACCGCATTTCGAGCCTCGCAAACCGAGTCGGTCCCGGAGTCTCCGGTATGA
- a CDS encoding 5-(carboxyamino)imidazole ribonucleotide synthase, with protein sequence MSSRAGTEILLPPTALGVVGGGQLGRMFIQAAQRMGYRTVVLTDEPDSPAAQVAHEVVRGKDDDLRTLQRFITRVEAITVEFENVSSAALRWLAARIPTRPDWRAVRISQNRLREKTFLSQHGLPTAPWKPVRSEDELANALAEVGPSMILKTASSGYDGKGQVRIEQPGEAIAAWESLGRVPCVAEGVVSFMAEISVIVTRGQDGQIETFPVGMNRHERHILDSTIMPAPVGPIVSQEARDMAGTIAEAMGYVGVLCAEFFLAREGTLRVNEIAPRPHNSGHLTIEAATTSQFEQQVRALCGLPIGPTTLRSPAAMVNLLGDLWEGGSPDWSNTLKTDPSASLHLYGKGAAPIGRKMGHLTTLDPDPEAALARALAARHSSRVGQ encoded by the coding sequence ATGAGTTCTCGTGCTGGAACCGAGATTCTTTTGCCACCCACGGCGTTGGGTGTCGTCGGTGGAGGCCAGCTCGGCCGGATGTTTATCCAGGCCGCGCAACGCATGGGTTACCGCACCGTCGTGCTGACTGACGAACCCGACAGTCCGGCTGCTCAGGTCGCGCACGAAGTGGTCAGGGGCAAGGACGACGACCTCCGGACGCTTCAGCGTTTCATCACTCGGGTTGAGGCGATCACCGTCGAGTTTGAGAATGTTTCCAGCGCGGCCCTTCGGTGGCTTGCCGCGAGGATTCCGACCCGGCCCGACTGGCGAGCGGTTCGTATCAGCCAGAATCGCTTGCGGGAAAAAACGTTTCTCTCACAGCATGGCCTGCCAACAGCTCCCTGGAAGCCGGTCCGTTCCGAAGACGAACTGGCAAATGCCTTGGCTGAAGTCGGGCCTTCGATGATTCTCAAAACGGCATCTTCAGGGTATGACGGCAAGGGGCAGGTTCGAATCGAGCAGCCTGGCGAGGCGATCGCTGCCTGGGAGTCGCTCGGCCGGGTTCCCTGTGTGGCCGAGGGAGTCGTCAGCTTCATGGCCGAGATTTCCGTAATCGTTACCAGGGGGCAGGATGGTCAGATCGAGACCTTTCCCGTTGGTATGAACCGCCATGAGCGGCACATTCTTGATTCGACGATCATGCCGGCTCCAGTCGGGCCGATCGTCTCGCAAGAAGCCCGAGACATGGCCGGGACGATTGCCGAGGCAATGGGCTACGTTGGGGTCCTCTGTGCTGAGTTTTTCCTGGCACGCGAGGGGACGCTGAGGGTTAACGAGATCGCCCCTCGTCCGCACAACTCCGGTCACCTCACGATCGAGGCGGCGACGACCAGTCAGTTCGAGCAGCAGGTCCGGGCGCTTTGCGGATTACCCATCGGGCCAACCACGCTGCGCTCGCCCGCGGCAATGGTCAATCTGCTTGGAGACCTCTGGGAAGGGGGTTCGCCCGACTGGTCGAACACTCTGAAAACCGACCCGTCGGCCTCACTGCATCTCTACGGCAAAGGGGCGGCGCCGATTGGCCGCAAGATGGGCCATTTAACGACCCTCGACCCCGATCCGGAGGCGGCCCTTGCCCGAGCCCTGGCTGCTCGACACTCCTCCAGAGTTGGACAATAG
- a CDS encoding VWA domain-containing protein, whose amino-acid sequence MAIACLVVAIARPQTVAGRTILAGRGVSILLAVDQSLTMTAEDVPSGDGTFITRLEAARRTIDRFIMGRPDDLIGLVGFGTYPDLICPPTLDHDVLRALLATLGPARPGENATNIGDAIAWSLQSVLETEPSERVIVLLTDGQNEPDVAATPDWLDPDEAATLVRRLGARLYTIGVGAPGGMVRVDVPGTGISYPEQLQEGYDPIALDRWAELGDGEAFSAESAEMLEQVFERINTLEQRPFTGEILTRYREEYPPWVAAALVLLALDRVASATRARRLP is encoded by the coding sequence ATGGCAATCGCCTGTCTGGTCGTGGCAATTGCGAGGCCTCAGACGGTGGCCGGTCGGACGATTCTCGCCGGCCGAGGGGTGTCCATTCTGCTCGCGGTCGATCAGAGCCTGACCATGACGGCCGAGGATGTTCCGAGCGGCGATGGGACCTTCATCACCCGGCTCGAAGCCGCCCGGAGAACGATTGATCGCTTCATTATGGGACGGCCCGATGACCTGATCGGGCTGGTCGGTTTCGGTACCTACCCGGATCTGATCTGTCCCCCAACCCTTGATCATGATGTGCTTCGAGCACTCCTGGCCACGCTTGGCCCGGCTCGCCCTGGTGAGAACGCCACGAATATCGGCGATGCAATTGCCTGGTCGCTCCAGTCGGTTCTTGAGACGGAGCCGTCCGAACGAGTCATTGTGCTTTTGACGGATGGTCAGAATGAGCCCGACGTCGCGGCAACACCCGACTGGCTCGACCCTGACGAGGCCGCCACGCTGGTCCGGCGACTTGGCGCCCGACTCTACACCATCGGGGTTGGGGCTCCTGGAGGAATGGTCCGCGTCGACGTGCCCGGTACAGGGATTTCGTACCCTGAGCAACTTCAGGAGGGGTATGATCCCATCGCACTCGACCGTTGGGCCGAACTTGGAGATGGAGAGGCGTTCTCTGCCGAGAGTGCCGAGATGCTCGAACAGGTGTTCGAACGCATCAACACCCTGGAACAACGGCCCTTCACCGGAGAAATCCTGACCCGATATCGCGAGGAGTATCCGCCCTGGGTCGCCGCCGCACTGGTGCTGCTTGCGCTGGATCGCGTTGCTTCCGCAACCCGAGCCCGACGACTTCCCTGA